GCAAGCTGGCGCGGGACCACCACCCCGACTCCAACCCCGGCAACACCCAGGCCGAGGAGCGCTTCAAGGCGATCTCCGAGGCCTACGGGGTCGTCGGCAACGCCGATAAGCGCAAGCAGTACGACGAGCAGCGGTCGCTGTTCGGCCAGTTCAAGGGCGGCTTCCCGCCCGGCGGTGGCGGCGGCTCGTACGGGAACGCCGGGGTCGACTTCGACCTCAGCGACATCCTCGGCGGCATCTTCGGCGGGGGTGCGCGCGGCGGGCGTCGTCGCGCGCCGCAGCCGCGCCGCGGTGACGACCTCGAGACCGAGGCGACGATCACCTTCCGGCAGGCCGTCGAGGGCGTCACGCTCCCGCTGCGGCTCACGAGCGACGAGCCGTGCACGATGTGCCACGGCACGGGCGCCAAGCCCGGCACCGTCCCGAAGGTGTGCGGCAACTGCCAGGGCAGTGGCATGCAGACCGGTGCCTCCGGCGGCGTCTTCGCGATGACCGAGCCCTGCTCGCAGTGCCGCGGTCGCGGGCTGATCGTCGAGCATCCGTGCGAGGTCTGCACGGGATCCGGGCGCGCGCCGTCCAGCCGCACGATCAACGTCAAGGTGCCCGCCGGCGTCAAGGACGGCCAGCGGATCAAGATCCGCGGCAAGGGCGCCAAGGGCGACACCGGAGCCCCCGCCGGCGACCTGTTCCTGCTCGTGCACGTCGAGGGCGACGAGCGCTTCGGGCGCAAGGGCGACGACCTCACCGTCACCGTGCCGCTGCCGTTCGACGACGCGGTGCTCGGCGGCGAGGTCAGCGCCCCCACGATCGACGGTCCGTCGGTCAAGCTCAAGGTGCCGCCGGGCACGCCCAACGGCCGCACGTTCCGTGCGCGCGGCAAGGGC
This genomic interval from Aeromicrobium choanae contains the following:
- the dnaJ gene encoding molecular chaperone DnaJ, which codes for MSAPTDWATKDFYAVLGVKKDASADEIKKAYRKLARDHHPDSNPGNTQAEERFKAISEAYGVVGNADKRKQYDEQRSLFGQFKGGFPPGGGGGSYGNAGVDFDLSDILGGIFGGGARGGRRRAPQPRRGDDLETEATITFRQAVEGVTLPLRLTSDEPCTMCHGTGAKPGTVPKVCGNCQGSGMQTGASGGVFAMTEPCSQCRGRGLIVEHPCEVCTGSGRAPSSRTINVKVPAGVKDGQRIKIRGKGAKGDTGAPAGDLFLLVHVEGDERFGRKGDDLTVTVPLPFDDAVLGGEVSAPTIDGPSVKLKVPPGTPNGRTFRARGKGGTRRDGSRGDLLITVEVQVPHEPSPDERAAVEAFRAARTGSA